From Toxorhynchites rutilus septentrionalis strain SRP chromosome 2, ASM2978413v1, whole genome shotgun sequence, a single genomic window includes:
- the LOC129765568 gene encoding uncharacterized protein LOC129765568: MPPMIPAAKKAPSLKLLIARLNDVQASFNDIWRFVEDYEETSTVTDVDIRLEKIDELWEKFCDTLVEIRAHEDYLADEESYDKERQEFSDRYYRAKSFLVDKSKRLQGPLVLEQSVRTNESVVFGADRVRLPQISLPSFNGDIDEWLSFRDLFTSLIHYKTELPAVEKFHYLKGCLQGEPKSLIDPLKITTANYQIAWEMLLKRFDNSKQLRKRQVQALFHLPTLTRESVSELHTLLEGFERVVKNLDQVVEPEDYKDLLLVHILTARLDPVTRRGWEEFSSTKEQDTLSDLTDFIRRRVQVLESLPSKSVDSRGPQQYSKLRPASTKGRTSGEGLQIKVFLSDLQGSASYVGLIDREGSTKVTVVARGNHQQHSKETRSSASSSTQTANVSTKAVCSAQQYSSQVLLATAVVILVDDSGQRFPARALLDSGSESNFVSERLSQRMNVNRERVDISVLGIGQAATQVKHRIRAMVQSRVSEYCRDMDFLVLSKVPVNLPTLTVNTKGWSIPKGIELADPAFFQSKGVDIVLGIEAFFEFFGTGGKISLGERLPALNESVFGWVNCNISASGSLESLIARFWECEEIGSTNHCSPEEVQCEEHFKRTVKREMDGRYTVALPKDDGVLSRLGKSEEIALRRLQGTERRSRDSNLRDQYLAFM, encoded by the exons ATGCCGCCAATGATACCCGCTGCCAAGAAGGCTCCTTCGCTGAAGCTGCTCATAGCGAGGTTGAACGATGTCCAGGCTTCCTTCAACGACATCTGGCGTTTCGTGGAGGACTATGAGGAAACGTCAACGGTTACGGATGTTGACATCCGTTTAGAGAAAATTGATGAACTGTGGGAGAAGTTTTGTGACACTTTAGTTGAGATTAGGGCACATGAGGATTATCTCGCGGATGAGGAATCATACGATAAGGAACGACAGGAGTTCAGTGATAGATATTATCGAGCCAAATCATTCCTCGTAGACAAATCCAAAAGGTTGCAGGGTCCATTGGTACTAGAGCAGTCCGTCCGAACAAACGAGTCAGTTGTTTTTGGTGCTGATCGTGTGCGTCTTCCTCAAATAAGTCTACCGTCGTTCAATGGGGATATAGATGAGTGGCTGAGTTTCCGTGACCTCTTCACTTCGCTCATCCATTATAAAACTGAGTTGCCAGCAGTGGAAAAGTTCCACTACCTCAAGGGATGTCTTCAGGGGGAACCGAAGAGCCTGATAGACCCGCTGAAAATTACGACGGCCAACTATCAGATCGCCTGGGAAATGTTGTTGAAGCGGTTTGACAATAGTAAACAGTTGCGGAAGCGTCAAGTTCAAGCACTGTTTCATCTTCCAACATTGACTAGGGAATCGGTCAGCGAACTTCACACACTACTAGAGGGATTCGAGAGGGTCGTGAAAAATTTGGATCAAGTGGTAGAACCAGAGGACTACAAAGATCTATTGCTGGTTCATATACTCACAGCACGACTCGACCCAGTAACACGTAGGGGCTGGGAGGAATTCTCGTCGACTAAGGAACAAGACACGCTGTCTGATTTAACGGATTTCATTCGGCGGCGTGTTCAAGTACTCGAATCTCTTCCCAGTAAATCGGTGGATTCCAGAGGACCACAACAGTATTCGAAACTAAGACCGGCGTCTACAAAG GGTAGGACATCAGGCGAAGGATTGCAAATCAAGGTTTTCCTGTCGGACTTGCAAGGGTCGGCATCATACGTTGGTCTGATCGATAGAGAAGGTTCCACGAAAGTTACGGTGGTCGCAAGGGGCAACCATCAGCAACATAGCAAGGAAACAAGGTCATCGGCATCAAGTTCAACACAAACAGCAAACGTGTCAACTAAAGCGGTTTGTTCTGCGCAGCAGTACTCATCCCAGGTGTTACTGGCTACGGCTGTTGTCATATTGGTGGATGATAGCGGTCAGAGGTTCCCCGCCCGAGCATTATTGGACTCAGGGTCCGAAAGTAATTTTGTTTCCGAACGGTTGAGTCAGCGGATGAATGTCAACCGAGAAAGGGTGGACATATCGGTTCTTGGAATAGGACAAGCAGCGACTCAAGTCAAACACCGAATTCGAGCGATGGTACAGTCACGAGTTTCTGAATACTGCCGAGACATGGATTTCCTAGTTTTGTCGAAAGTCCCGGTGAATCTTCCGACTTTGACGGTGAATACAAAGGGGTGGTCGATTCCAAAGGGCATTGAACTGGCCGATCCTGCATTCTTCCAATCCAAGGGTGTGGATATCGTTTTGGGTATAGAAGCTTTCTTCGAATTTTTTGGAACTGGTGGAAAGATTTCGTTGGGTGAGAGACTGCCCGCATTGAATGAGTCAGTTTTCGGCTGG GTCAACTGCAACATATCCGCTTCGGGAAGTTTGGAGTCCTTGATTGCTAGATTTTGGGAATGTGAAGAGATTGGATCAACAAATCATTGTTCACCGGAGGAAGTTCAATGTGAGGAACATTTTAAGCGAACGGTAAAGCGTGAAATGGACGGTCGATATACAGTGGCTTTGCCCAAGGACGATGGCGTTCTGAGCAGACTAGGGAAATCCGAGGAAATCGCACTACGTCGACTTCAGGGAACGGAAAGAAGATCACGCGATTCCAACTTACGGGATCAGTATTTGGCTTTCATGTAG
- the LOC129765569 gene encoding uncharacterized protein LOC129765569 yields MRKVEKVSGEVQRCYLPHHPVVKEASTTTKLRVVFDASCKTSTGVSLNDGLLVGPVIQEDLRSIIIRCRTKQIMLVADVEKMFRQINVCPKDKSLQSILWRFSPDDEPETYELGTVTYGTKPAPFLATRTLKQLAMDEGSRFPLAARAVCEDVYMDDIITGTDEVMSVIELRIQLDNMMNSGGFHLRKWASNHPMVLEGIAEDSLAIRDVEGINLDPDPSVKTLGLTWMTNTDTFRFQFNIPILDTSTGLSKRKILSVIATLFDPLGLLGAVITRAKIIMQLLWMLKDENDENLNWDHPVPSTVGETWRCYHRQLPLLNEIRIERCVIIPDAILVEIHCSSDASEKAYGACV; encoded by the coding sequence ATGCGTAAGGTTGAAAAAGTTTCTGGTGAGGTTCAACGGTGTTATTTGCCTCATCACCCGGTAGTCAAGGAAGCCAGTACTACCACAAAACTACGGGTGGTCTTCGATGCTTCGTGTAAAACCTCAACAGGAGTATCGTTGAATGATGGATTGCTGGTGGGGCCAGTGATCCAAGAAGACCTACGATCGATCATCATTCGGTGCCGCACGAAACAGATCATGCTCGTTGCCGATGTGGAAAAGATGTTCCGGCAAATCAACGTCTGTCCAAAGGATAAATCCCTGCAATCTATTTTGTGGCGTTTTTCTCCCGACGATGAGCCGGAGACCTACGAGTTGGGGACAGTAACGTACGGTACTAAGCCAGCACCATTTCTCGCTACTCGTACTCTCAAGCAATTAGCCATGGATGAAGGCAGTCGTTTTCCATTAGCAGCAAGGGCGGTGTGCGAGGATGTATACATGGACGACATCATCACCGGTACAGATGAAGTAATGTCAGTAATCGAGCTGAGGATTCAACTCGACAATATGATGAATTCCGGTGGCTTTCACCTCCGGAAGTGGGCGTCAAATCATCCGATGGTTTTGGAGGGAATCGCAGAAGATTCCTTAGCGATTCGAGACGTGGAGGGTATCAACTTGGACCCCGATCCGTCAGTGAAGACACTTGGCCTAACATGGATGACGAACACCGACACTTTCAGGTTCCAGTTCAACATTCCGATACTGGACACCAGCACAGGACTTTCCAAGCGAAAAATTCTATCAGTCATTGCCACGCTTTTCGACCCTCTTGGTCTCTTGGGTGCTGTCATAACCAGAGCCAAGATTATAATGCAATTATTGTGGATGTTAAAGGATGAGAACGACGAAAATTTGAACTGGGATCACCCAGTCCCTTCGACGGTGGGTGAGACCTGGCGATGTTATCACCGACAACTACCGCTGTTGAACGAAATACGCATTGAACGCTGCGTGATCATACCCGATGCGATCCTCGTCGAGATACATTGTTCCTCAGATGCGTCCGAGAAGGCATATGGAGCATGTGTCTAA